CGCATGCTGTGACCCGATGATCGAGTGTGTACCCGGATGTATCCCTGGAGTAACGTGCCCTCCTGCGAACTAGAACTCCCAtaaatgttttcgttttattgtACGTATTGCAAATCAATAAAAGGTATCAAATAGTTGGCATGTAAATGTCGGAGTCCATTGATAActtatatataatatatatatatcgtcCAAAAAGAACTGCTTTGCCTTACATTCATCATCGTTTGCCTCGCAATCTGTGCCTTATGATAAGCCATGTTTGCGGTTCAGCTCCATTTTCAGCACGTCTTTAATAGTCTTGAATGGAGTGAAATAATCCGTTTTGGATTGAAACAATTCTcatgcaccaccaccaacaccattaGCATGTTGCAGATTGGTTTATTTTCTGTTGCAGAAACTTTTGCCTTTGACGTCAGTTACTTTACAGCTTCATCCTAGTTAAATGTTATTGCTTTTAATTCTCATTTTGAAACTACTGATCAACGCCACAAGTTCAGTTACGTTTGGTATTCTGACAGCGTTGATCTAAGCagctttttcttctcatttttcCCTGTAGCCGGATAAGTCAGGTCAAATATATGCGAGTTTTTGACACAATCAAAATGGAAAACGTTAAAAGCGATCAAAGctatctttttgtttgttttggttatgTATGGTTCGGTTGCTATGACGTTCATAAAACAACGGATCTTGCAAAGGAAGTATCGACAGTTCTCAAATGTTTATTGAAGAGACAGGTTTACAATTCTTCCAGGTTTTCGAGCGGAATCTTAATGGcagattttattcatttacatATAAGCAACTCGGCGAGTGATGCTGTATCGTACGATCGCAAGATAGATCCCAACATTACAATCGCTGAATTAGCAGTAAGTCTATTGATCTGACCCAGAAGAAAGCTGCAATTAATACCTGTTCTATTTAAATGTCTTTAGACCATTATTGAGTTTGCAACCGGCATTAACGCTTACGGGATGGAGGTGGAACTTTACAACGGCGAGCAGTTCataaagaaaattattgatCGTGGCAACCGAAATGAACATAAAACGCTCAGAGATTTTCCTGTCCTGGATGGGATGCGGCTTCACGTTATTGGACGCTGCACCTGGCTGGATGATGGTGGTACCGAAAAATTCGAACTTTCCTCAGAAGAGTACGATAGCCGAAAAGACAGTTTGCGTAATTATTTGCGGCAAAACAAGCTCGGACGATACAGTGATGAGAGGGCTGCTCAGAAGATGGCTGCACGAGCCCATGCTAGGGAGCAACAGGAGAAGAAGCTAAGGGATGTAACCGTAGGGAAACGCTGCACGGTGTTGACCAAATGTGCACCAACACGGTTTGGAGAGATTGCTTACCAGGGCAAGCTGGCAGGCAAGCCCGGCATTTATATTGGAGTCAAGTTCGATGAACCAGTGGGTGTGAATGATGGCACCTTTGAGGGTATGCGATATTTTGACTGTGCACCCAAATACGGTAGCTTCGTGACACTGGATGCGGTCGAGGTAGTAGACATACCGCCAGAAAAGAATATCTTCGAAGATGAATTGTAAGCAACTCAAATATCCGGTAAGGTTGTCCCATGTGCCCCcgtataataaaaataaaaggcgTTCAACATTCTATTGGGAACTTCTCGTCCAAGCAATCAAGTAgaatcgtttgttttgctactTACCGATTCTTGTGCCATTTTTTGCAGATTGTAGTACTGGTCGGGAAGTGCCAGAGTTTACGTAGCTCACTGTTGTGATTGTTCGTTTTGCGGCTGTGATGGCGTCCGTAGAGTTTGTGTCCTTGGGCTGGAAATGTTTAGCTGCAATCCGTCTTACTCCAGAGCTGTTCCACAGCAAGTAACGCAGCACACCTAATGGGTCAAATTGCGTCCAATCGTGATGGTTTTGCTAGCAAGTACACATCGGAATGAACTCAGCCACAGACACTTgttaacaacaaacacacatagaATCAACGTTGCTCAACGCTTCGTCACACACCTCTTCTCATCCTCGGCACGCAGCAACACTGATAGCTTATCTTCAGGCAAAATCTACAATCATCGCGAGAAGTGACGAATATGCTCGAGGGCCTGATCCGGGCCCGCATTTACGCGACAAATTCACCTTCTCATTTACCCCGTGCACAATTTCGTATGCAGCAAACACCTCTTGTCGATTTAACTTTTGCTGTAAACAAAATGAAGCACGCAATGACCTTTCGTGACACCAATTCCACAATCTCACTCGGTGTGTAGCTCTTTGATATTTGCGAAGAAATTTAGACTAGTTCAGCGTGATCTAACACATTTCTTTGACGCGATTGGATAAACACCTGCGTGCTGAGCAACGAAATATGATGCCGCGATGCAAAACCCCTATTTAGAGTGCGTTTGTGCTTTGTGCTGGAAATTCCGCCACCCAAACACAATACATTGAACGCTGTGCGTAGCTGTACTGCGTGCCGTTACACCACTATTGCACTACGCGGAATGAAACTACGCTCCGATGTACGCAGAGAGAGTATTTCGTAGGGACTTATTCCATTTATCGGAAAGGAGCACACGGAATATTGTGTTTGTTCTATTCTATTAATTGTATGCCACCTAACCACGACGAACTCCAGTGGTAATACGAAACTGCAATGGTTGGTAAACTGTGACCAAGATTTGACAACTCACCTTTTGACATTTGAGTTCAAATCGTGTGCGACACGACGCACAACTGCCAAGTAACACATTTGTCCGTACGTCTAGACACGATAAATTTTGCGAATAGTATTAATCTTTCTGTCAATAAGATCGGATTAGATCGGATTAATCTTTTGGCAGAAAGATTAATCTTTTGATTAATATTCTTCGTAAAATTTATCGTGTCTAGACGTACGGAAATGCTTCTTTCGTCCGTGAAACTTACGTCAAACATGATATTTTACCAGACCATGTCTATCTCGCTGTCAACCTCTGGGCGATTATGAAAAATCGAATGTCAAAGAACATGCTGAAGTACAgaatcaaaacataaaaaatggtttcaaGAAACCTGTGCGAGTTTTTCCGCCTGAGACAAATTTGCCAATATCAAACCATTTCAGCGTCCGCCCTCTACCGTACAAACCGTGGCCAGTACTATTATACCAGCCCACGTTTCATTAAAGTTTGGGACGACCCCCGAAAATGGGCCCGATCGtactgcaccaccaccaaattCTTACAGGGCCGGCAAATTAGGTTCCTTTCCACAGTCTGTATGTATCGATCACGCGTACTAAACCTTGCTATGAACAGTTGTGTAATAgctttgttgtttctttccaTAGCCGGCAAAGGTCCTGGCGAACAACAGCAAAGTGTTGCGACGCCACAATTGCTGTCGAAACTATTTCCACAAACTGCAGTGGAAGGAACCGAAAATGAGATACAGCAAGAAAAGCAACGCAAGGAGGAGGACGAAGAGAAGGAATCGTCCTGGAAGCGGATGAAGTTAGGATTCGTCTTCTTTGGATTTTCCGTATCCGCTTTCTGCGTTTACATGGTTTGGGTGTTTGGCGCACCGGATCGGGATGCGGAAGGTAACATTATAATGGACGAATTCATGGAACTGCCCACATTTCAGCAGTACTTCCGACGAATGTGGAAATCGATGACATACTACCAAAAAATGATTCAAGAACCATCACGCGAAAAACTGTTGCCCGACCCACTCAAGTATCCCTACGTACAGCCACCTTACACGTTGGTGCTAGAGATGAAAGATGTGCTGGTACACCCGGACTGGACGTACCAAACCGGGTGGCGTTTCAAGAAGCGTCCCGGCGTTGATAAGTTTCTCGAAACTTTGGCCGCTAACTACGAGATTGTAGTATTCACTGCCGATCAGGGAATGACCGTATTCCCCATACTGGATGCACTTGACCCGCGGGGCTACATCATGTATCGTTTGGTGCGCGATGCAACACACTTTGTCGATGGACATCATGTAAAAAATTTGGACAACCTTAATCGCGATCTTAGCAAAGTCGTCGTAATCGATTGGGATCCAAACTCGACAAAATTACATCCGGAAAATACGCTCAACATACCGCGCTGGACtggcaatgatgatgattcggGATTGTTCGATCTAATGGCACTGCTGGTTACGATCGCCACTAGTGAGGTGGAAGATGTGCGGGATGTGATGACGTACTATAAATCTTTCGAAAATCCACTTGTAAAGTTCCGTGAAAATCAGCGTCTACTCGCAGAGCAGATGGCCGAACGAGAGCATGAGGATAAACAGCGCAATCTGCCGGCAGTGCAGCGATGGAGACCCAGCTTTCTAGGCGGTGGGCGCTAAACGCGGTGCATATTGCCAATAAATGCCATAGCATGTCATAATTACCGTTGTTAACCATTCTCAAAATTGTTAGAGCAAAAGTATGTCCTTTCAATTAGTTTTCAGATATCACATACTATATTAAAGTGCAGCTATCAAAAGATGTGTTAAGCTGTAGCTCACAAAGTAGAAACTCAATGATATTAATTGCATAAActgatattaaaattaaaagcaaaattaaatgaatCCGGTAGGATTGGTCGCTATTATTTGGTAACGAAGCTGCTAATCAACAGTACGATCACGAGTTCACCGCGTTGGACTCTCTGGTACAGAAAACATTCGATCTTCTTCACGCTGATTTCCTCGCTCCAAGTACCAGTTATTATCCCGTTCCAACTGCTGCCTTTGCTCATCCCTGGCCGCTTGTCGTCCGTGTTTCATACGCTCCTGCCAATGCTGATCACCTGATCCCCGCTCGCCATGTTTACCACCATTCTGGCGGTATTCATCTCTGCCTTTATATCTCTTTCCATCCCACTCATCACTCTCGCGACGCTGATGACGATCATGCTTTTTGTGGTGCTTGTCATAATTTTCGTGGCGCCGATCGCCGTTGGTCCATTCTGTACGCTTAAACTCTTCTAAATAAGATCCTTCACCGGATTCGTAAGCCTGCTTTGTTGGCCGCTCGCCACTACCACGTCTTTGTTCGTCACGATGGCCAGAGTGATAAGACTGTCCTTTATGATCACGCTCCTTGTACTCTTCACGCTGCTCAAACTTTTTCTTGTAATGATCATCGTTATCATCGTGATCCCTATCGTGATGTTTGTGATGTTTTCGTCTCCCTTCACTATGATCTTCTCTATTTCTGGAGttatattcatttttatgattttcagTGTATGTTTTCTGCTCATATTTGTCCTTTTCATGATATTCTTGTGTTCGCTGTTTGTTATCATATTGACTTATTTCCTCACGGCTATCACCTCTTTGTTTACGGTCATCTGCATGTGTTGAACGAATATTATTGTCCTTCTGTTTCTGCTTATTGTTGTATCCTTTCTCTGGCTCTTTTTGCTTATATTTGTCCTTTGCATGAtactcctttttcttttctttgctatCATATTGCCTTCCTTCTTCGCGACTATCACTTCTTTGTTTATGTCCATCTTTATGCGATGCACGGATATTAAAGTCCTCCCGTTGGACAAAATCTTTTCCTTCCTGTCTCTTTGATTTATCCTCTTTTATGTAGTATTCATTTTCGCCATTCTTTCCCTGTTTGTGATCTTGGTATTTTTGCTTTCCGGATTCTTTTTTACAACCACTTTCTTCGAAGCATTTTGAAAACTCCTCCTCAGTCTCATGTGACACGGGAGTATCTGATGGTGTGGGTGCTTCATACTCTGACGAAATCTTTTCATTGTGCTCGGGGGATATAGCATCCCTTGCATTCGCTTTCAAAGTTTCTTCCGGCTCGGGAGAAAGATCCAAAATGCTACCCAGAGCTTCTACTATAACGCTACCTTCTGCCTTGATGGCATCAAATGCTTTCTGATAGTCAATGTTAAATGGTGATGCTGGCTTGCTAGGGTCGATCCATTTTTCCTGCGATGGCTCCGAAGCCTTGGGATGGATAAATTTGTTATAGTTTTCTGGCTTGGTTTGTTTCTTCTGATGAAATTCACTCTTTTTCTGCTTCGCTTCAATCTTGCGTTTCTTAATGTCACAATACTTTGCACTATACTCAGCGAACAGGTCATCGTGCACTGCTTGATCTTGTTTGTAACAGAACGCTGGCAGTACGTAGTCCTTGTCCACAATTAACATCGGTTCCTCTTCGTCTCCAGACCAAACTACCTTTCGCTTCACACCACCATCTTGGGGAGGAACTTTCCTCATCGGTGGTTGGACCGGTTCTTCCGTCACAAGTTCAGCGTCCTGCTCCTGTTCCACGGTATCATCAAATACTCCTTTTAGAACATCTCTCCACTCAAATTCAGCCCGCTGAACTTGCTCGTCTAGTTCGGAGCGCGTGTAAAGGTGGCGCAGTTTGTTCATCTCGTTCTTCAAGATATTGTTCTCCAGCTCCAGTTCGGAAATGCGTTTCTCGTGCTCAAAATTCACCTCTTCTACCCGGCTCTGAAGCCGCATTGAGTTGCCAAGCAGAATCGCGACCATCCCTGTAGCCAACAGACTGAATATGACCCAGCTGGCATTGCTCACAGGGGGATGAGAATGTTCCACAATCGAATTCACTGATTCTATCGATTGCTCCTCGGGACGTTTGATCTGTAACTCTGAATTGTTCTCGTCTCTCGTTTCTTGCCTAGTTGATTTCGGTTCGTCTGGGGTATAGGGCGGTGTAAGTGGTACGTAATCCGGAAGCTTTAGATTAATATTCCGGCTGAAATGAACCGTGCGTCCATGGTCGTTAGGTAATTCCTCTTCTGTAAGTATCTTATCAGAGCTGGCCGTGTCACATTCACTGATGACGCTGATTCCATCAGAAGATTCATCTAGCTGCGAACTGAACAGGTATTTCACAATTAATTAACAGTTCGCAACATATTTACAGTCTAGAACAAAGAGCGAACATAAGTTTGCAAATAGTTCCTAGCAAAGTTTATATTTAACTCACAAAGGAACAAAGTTCGCCTACGAACTCTCCTAACAAAGTTGCATTCGTCACTcacaaataaagcaaaaaagccGTATAAACTCACTCAGTGCTTCGGTGACTATCACGTCGCTGCTTTGAGGTCGGCAGATCAGCTCCTTTCCCCGCAGTCACATTTTCTTGATCGATATCCTGCACTCCACTTGGTTCACTGTGCAGCTGATCGTTGTCTTTCCCCAGTAATGTCCAGCTGTCGGGATCTTCCGAGCTGAGCGATGCCGTCAACGGGTCGTTTACTTTACCACCAACCGCATCGGCATTTGCAGGATGATCACGATCTGGTTCTTCCATCGTGGCTGATCTTCAGAATAAACTGTCCGCAAATCGAAAGCAAACGCTTGTTAACCCTCGTAGCTCCTTCTCAACTGTTGATGCGTACGCGAATGCTATGCGCAGGACCCGACTCATTCGTTCTGAGAGTGATATTTATAACTATGTGGCttctttttattacaaaacatcCAAGCAGAGGAAACACCGGTGTAAAGAATTGTGGTGTGTAGTATTCTACATATGAACAGAGCGAAAGGCACGTGCCTTTACCCTATTTGCATGCTACCCGTTGTCACTGTTAGTTTGAAAATCAATTATGAAGAAGCACCGacaaggaaaacaatttgGTTTGCAAGCCCGTTCAATTACAGTCAAAACTGCAAAACATTGCGGTTCTAAATTGCTCCCTAGCTTTGAAGAATCTGTTCTCTACCTGACTAACGTTACGTTTGAGGCGTTTACTCAACAGGAGAAGGCGCAGGAGGCCTTTTATAGCCACTAATTTACAAAACCAGAAATCTTAATGCAAATATTTACCTTGCGAGAAAATTTTACATACCTGTCCAGATCACCGAACTGCAAACACACAAAGGAACTTTTGGGTACTGAAAAGGTAATGCCGCAGATCCGCTAATCTAGCGCAGCAAGATATTGCCGTTTGTATTACTGCAATGAAACTGAAACAGCCAGCAGAACTTGCTCTTCGTACTACACGTTATTTTCCACCAGAACACACCGCATGGACGAAAATTGCGTCGCTGAGAGAGAATTATTTACGTATCgcattgtttttgttgttgtatcgTCCGCACATTCCTCCGGGGTAATCTGACAGCTTTGCGGAGGAACATAGGAGAGGTTGGACATTGTTGAAGCAGGAATGTGATTTAGACATTTTTACCAcctcaaaaatattaaatattgtaATTTAGGGTTTTTTTCGAATCAAAAAACCCTAGgtacaaaattttaaacaaatgaaTGGTGTTCAAATATGTTAATCGAAACGTGTACAATTTTAACGAAACAAACTTAACGAAAAGTGAACACAACGTCCCATGGGCAGAAACGCACGTGCAGAAACATTTCTTGCAACCTTTCGAGCTCATCTAGTTTCGAGCAGCTGTAGAATGGATTGAAATCAGGattgttcatttttatcaGTTAAATGCTGATGTTTTATCAACGGAAAATTAGTTTACAGCTATTTTGTCCAAATAACATATTGTTTATGAAGcgattttacaattttatttttgctgtcCGAAAAACAAATGGGTTGGTGTCTTGGCTATTGGTTTGCAGTTTTGTCTGCATGCGATTTGAAAAATTCTTCTCGTGCTTTCCTGATTCAAGAAAACATTACTAGAAACGACCAATTCTATTCCATAGCATTTACGAAAGAAGTTTGCTTAATTCGTATGTTCTATCCGTCATTGTGATATTTCATTCTTCCGTTTCTTGTTCTCATGTACTCATCTTCCCATGTACCTCTTTTTCCATTAGGTCCAGCGATTACAGTGGGTAACATAACTATAGAAAATCTTGCATATTTGAAATAATTGATCGAACAAGAATCCTTCTGGCGCATCCTTTTTGAAGGTTTCATATGATCTTCATTATAATATTAGGAAGAGTTCATTAAAAACTtttataaataagaaaaacctGTCTTTTGCATATACTTGCACTCGGCTGTGTTTGATTAGAAGTGGTATTAACAGCCAATAGTAGAAGATCCTCAACCATAACCAACAGTAGGATATCTCTTGAAATGATAAAATCCGGATACTACTTCCAGGCGTAACAACCTTCTAGCATATATCTACCATTTATGGATTTCCACACTTCTTTTCATCATGTAGCCGGACAGCCCTTGCTACGAATGGGATTTTCTATCGGTCATGTCGTGTGAAACCGGCTCCACCACTAAATACTTTGGCGAGTTGGTTAACGGTGAATTACAGACAGCAATcgtttttactttctttcctGGAGATATCTTGATAATGTTTAAAGATGATTTTGTCTCATCAGATTGAGATAGATAGATTTAATAGAGAATTGGAAAGAAAGAACCTTTTATAccaaaaaagacacaaaactTCTGGATAAGTTAAATCGTTAATA
The Anopheles moucheti chromosome 2, idAnoMoucSN_F20_07, whole genome shotgun sequence genome window above contains:
- the LOC128310223 gene encoding tubulin-folding cofactor B-like, whose product is MADFIHLHISNSASDAVSYDRKIDPNITIAELATIIEFATGINAYGMEVELYNGEQFIKKIIDRGNRNEHKTLRDFPVLDGMRLHVIGRCTWLDDGGTEKFELSSEEYDSRKDSLRNYLRQNKLGRYSDERAAQKMAARAHAREQQEKKLRDVTVGKRCTVLTKCAPTRFGEIAYQGKLAGKPGIYIGVKFDEPVGVNDGTFEGMRYFDCAPKYGSFVTLDAVEVVDIPPEKNIFEDEL
- the LOC128297118 gene encoding mitochondrial import inner membrane translocase subunit TIM50-C-like is translated as MVSRNLCEFFRLRQICQYQTISASALYRTNRGQYYYTSPRFIKVWDDPRKWARSYCTTTKFLQGRQIRFLSTVSGKGPGEQQQSVATPQLLSKLFPQTAVEGTENEIQQEKQRKEEDEEKESSWKRMKLGFVFFGFSVSAFCVYMVWVFGAPDRDAEGNIIMDEFMELPTFQQYFRRMWKSMTYYQKMIQEPSREKLLPDPLKYPYVQPPYTLVLEMKDVLVHPDWTYQTGWRFKKRPGVDKFLETLAANYEIVVFTADQGMTVFPILDALDPRGYIMYRLVRDATHFVDGHHVKNLDNLNRDLSKVVVIDWDPNSTKLHPENTLNIPRWTGNDDDSGLFDLMALLVTIATSEVEDVRDVMTYYKSFENPLVKFRENQRLLAEQMAEREHEDKQRNLPAVQRWRPSFLGGGR
- the LOC128309695 gene encoding RNA-binding protein 25, whose amino-acid sequence is MEEPDRDHPANADAVGGKVNDPLTASLSSEDPDSWTLLGKDNDQLHSEPSGVQDIDQENVTAGKGADLPTSKQRRDSHRSTDSQLDESSDGISVISECDTASSDKILTEEELPNDHGRTVHFSRNINLKLPDYVPLTPPYTPDEPKSTRQETRDENNSELQIKRPEEQSIESVNSIVEHSHPPVSNASWVIFSLLATGMVAILLGNSMRLQSRVEEVNFEHEKRISELELENNILKNEMNKLRHLYTRSELDEQVQRAEFEWRDVLKGVFDDTVEQEQDAELVTEEPVQPPMRKVPPQDGGVKRKVVWSGDEEEPMLIVDKDYVLPAFCYKQDQAVHDDLFAEYSAKYCDIKKRKIEAKQKKSEFHQKKQTKPENYNKFIHPKASEPSQEKWIDPSKPASPFNIDYQKAFDAIKAEGSVIVEALGSILDLSPEPEETLKANARDAISPEHNEKISSEYEAPTPSDTPVSHETEEEFSKCFEESGCKKESGKQKYQDHKQGKNGENEYYIKEDKSKRQEGKDFVQREDFNIRASHKDGHKQRSDSREEGRQYDSKEKKKEYHAKDKYKQKEPEKGYNNKQKQKDNNIRSTHADDRKQRGDSREEISQYDNKQRTQEYHEKDKYEQKTYTENHKNEYNSRNREDHSEGRRKHHKHHDRDHDDNDDHYKKKFEQREEYKERDHKGQSYHSGHRDEQRRGSGERPTKQAYESGEGSYLEEFKRTEWTNGDRRHENYDKHHKKHDRHQRRESDEWDGKRYKGRDEYRQNGGKHGERGSGDQHWQERMKHGRQAARDEQRQQLERDNNWYLERGNQREEDRMFSVPESPTR